The Benincasa hispida cultivar B227 chromosome 9, ASM972705v1, whole genome shotgun sequence genome has a segment encoding these proteins:
- the LOC120086306 gene encoding pentatricopeptide repeat-containing protein At3g61520, mitochondrial-like → MSLLTAQSAVHLLRRLGRTGMVDEALAAFSTLDSHAKNTKVRNVIIALLLKSGRVDNALNVLDEMLLPGSEFRPNDRTADIVFNKLLEKMNGPEGGAKEDEIAGLVAKFGKHNVVPNTITLTQLITKLCWNRNTNLAWDVLDNVMMLNGLKDAAPCNALLTGLGKAREFEKMNLLMRKMKDMNIQPNVITFGILINHLCKFRRIDDALEVFEKLKAEKEEAKDVAPDVIMYNTLIDGLCKVGRQEEGLRLMGMMRLDDCAPNTVTYNCLIDGYCKSGEIERAHELFNQMVSEQVVPNIITVNTLVNGMCNHSRISSAVEFFREMQQKGLKGNSVTYTVFINAFCKVNNMNKAMEFWDEMSKDGCLPDVIVYYTLICGLAQAGRLDDANSVVSKLKEAGFCLDLVCYNILISEFCKKKKLDRAYELLNEMELVGVKPDCVTYNTLISHFSKIGNFKLAHEFMKKMTKEDGLLPTVFTYGALIHAYCLNNNTDEAMKLFKEMSATSKVPPNTVIYNILIDSLCKRNEVNYALSLLDDMKFRRVKPNTTTYNTIFEALREKNWLDKAFKLMDRMVEEACNADYITMEILTEWLSSVGETTKLKLFTQGYSVCDSAA, encoded by the coding sequence ATGTCTCTCTTAACTGCCCAGAGTGCTGTTCATCTGCTTCGGCGCCTTGGAAGGACTGGCATGGTCGATGAGGCGCTTGCTGCATTTTCTACTCTCGATTCACATGCGAAAAACACAAAAGTTCGTAATGTGATCATTGCTTTGCTTCTGAAATCTGGGCGAGTTGACAATGCATTGAATGTGCTCGACGAAATGCTTCTTCCAGGTTCGGAGTTTCGACCCAATGATAGAACTGCTGATATtgttttcaataaattgttggAGAAGATGAATGGGCCGGAGGGGGGAGCCAAGGAAGATGAAATTGCTGGGTTGGTAGCCAAATTTGGTAAACATAACGTTGTCCCAAATACCATTACATTGACGCAGTTGATCACGAAGCTTTGTTGGAATAGAAATACAAATCTTGCATGGGATGTTTTAGATAACGTGATGATGTTGAATGGTCTTAAGGATGCTGCACCCTGCAATGCACTTTTGACAGGATTGGGAAAGGCAAGGGAATTTGAGAAGATGAATCTGTTGATGCGAAAGATGAAAGACATGAATATTCAGCCTAATGTTATTACTTTTGGTATCCTTATCAACCATTTGTGCAAGTTCAGAAGGATTGATGATGCATTAGAGGtgtttgagaaattgaaagCGGAAAAAGAGGAGGCCAAGGATGTTGCACCTGATGTAATCATGTACAATACTTTGATTGATGGGCTCTGTAAAGTGGGGAGGCAAGAAGAAGGATTGCGCTTGATGGGAATGATGAGATTAGATGACTGTGCACCCAATACCGTTACGTACAATTGTTTGATTGATGGGTATTGTAAGTCAGGTGAAATTGAGAGAGCTCATGAGCTCTTTAATCAGATGGTAAGTGAACAAGTTGTGCCGAACATAATTACCGTCAATACTTTAGTCAATGGAATGTGCAACCATAGCAGAATAAGTAGTGCAGTTGAGTTCTTCAGGGAAATGCAGCAGAAGGGTTTGAAAGGAAATTCTGTTACTTACACGGTGTTCATTAATGCTTTTTGCAAAGTCAACAATATGAACAAAGCAATGGAATTTTGGGATGAAATGTCCAAAGATGGATGTTTGCCTGATGTCATTGTGTATTATACTTTGATATGTGGTTTAGCCCAAGCTGGAAGGTTGGATGATGCCAACTCTGTTGTGTCAAAGTTGAAAGAGGCAGGGTTCTGTCTAGATCTTGTTTGCTACAATATTCTTATCAGTGAGTTTtgtaagaagaagaaattagatagagcTTATGAATTGTTGAATGAAATGGAGCTGGTTGGAGTTAAGCCTGATTGTGTAACATACAACACTTTGATTTCCCACTTTAGTAAAATTGGGAATTTCAAATTAGCTCACGAATTTATGAAAAAGATGACCAAGGAGGACGGTCTTTTACCCACTGTCTTCACTTATGGAGCTCTTATTCATGCCTATTGCTTGAACAATAACACTGATGAAGCCATGAAGCTTTTCAAGGAAATGAGTGCTACATCAAAGGTTCCTCCTAACACAGTAATATACAATATATTGATTGATTCTTTATGCAAAAGGAATGAAGTCAATTACGCTCTTTCCCTATTGGATGATATGAAATTTAGAAGGGTGAAGCCGAACACCACAACATACAACACTATTTTCGAAGCCCTTAGGGAGAAGAATTGGTTGGACAAAGCATTCAAACTTATGGATAGAATGGTTGAGGAGGCGTGTAATGCCGATTATATAACAATGGAGATTTTAACCGAATGGCTTTCGTCAGTTGGAGAAACTACAAAATTGAAGTTGTTTACACAGGGATACAGTGTTTGTGATTCTGCAGCCTAA